The DNA region TAATTAAAACATTCAGGCGATTAACCAGCTGCTGTAGTTCTTGAATATAATGCGGCTGTGGATACCATGCTTCCTGTTTCATTGCTTTGCAAAAATCTGCTATTAATACACTGTCTGCTTTATCTGTTTTTGTACGACTAAGTTTACTCATTGCAAAACCTTTAATACGAGCAGGATTTACTACACTCACTTTATAGCCATAATCGTACAGATATTTCGCTAAGCTTTTCCAGTAGATACATGTTGCTTCCATACAAACATGTCCAGTTTCTCTGCTTTTTAACCATGTTACTAATTTGTTAAATCCTTCAGAATTATTATTAAATTTTCTTGTTTGAACTTTATGATTAATTAACACAGCGGCATCAAATGTCTCTTTAGAAATATCAATTCCTACAATTATACTATTCATAATCACCAAATTTTATGTTAAATATCTCAAAACCAACCTTGTAAATACAGGCTTTTTTGCCTAAGAATACCGTCCGGTTTTTAGTTAAAAAAGATAGTTACTTATCTAAAATTCAGGCTAGTAGCCTTAGGAGCATAACTGTATACTAGCTTTCTTTTGTGCTATTGCTATAATCTTTTATTTTATTGCAATTTCACTTATTTTTATCATACAAGGAGTATACTTAATAGCTAAATCAAAATTTTTCATTGCTTCTTAATATTTGTTTAACTCAAGAAATGAAATTCCAACATAAAAATGTTTTTCTTCTAACATGGCTTTATCCTGCATTAAAATTTCTGATGTAACAGGTTGATTGTTGTTTCGTTTTGATGCGATGGTCGTATTTAACAGTAGACCTCTTTCGAAACTGGTTAACGTAGTTCAAAATTATTGCTGATAAATATCGAAATAGACGTGAAAGATTCGGTCTTAGATTTAATTTGATCTCTGGTATTTATAATTTTGAACTACGTTAACCAGTTTCGAAAGAAGTCTAGTGTTAATAATAAAACAGCTGTTATATATTTTACAAATTTCATATGATTATTAATTACCCTTTAAATTTTTGATTAGCTACTGAACACCAAATAATTACTAAATTATAGGTGTTACAATTAATCCTTCTTTTATATTTTTTTTCAGTCTTATCAATAAGACTATCAGAAATTCTATTAATATTCTTTATTTTTTATTATTACAACCAGTTATAACAAATGATGTTGCATTAAATACGTGTGATTTTCTATAGGTAAAGGCATTGATATAAAGTCAATAGGAACTAGCTATAGTATTTAATGATGACTTTGTTGCATACGATGAACTTTATCTTTGATTCCTGCAATAATGTCTTTGTTCATGCTGTTTTGAGCTTTAGTGAGTATATCTCCAAATAGTTCATCCATATTGATTTTAGTGAAATCAACTTTTTGTAACTCTTCAACAGTAAGGCCTCTACACTTTGGACATTCAGGTGTACCGAAGTCTATTTTTAGCTGCTTTCTTGCTTCTTCCTGAAAAATTCTTGCAAGTTTTGACTGAAAGCAGCAATAAGTAGACTTTCTAGCTAGGCAAATACCCAATATCGGAATTCTTGAAGAACAATAGGTTCCAATGTAATAGCAGTAACCTTTTTTTCTATATAGAGCTAATTCTTGTTCCTTAGATTTGCATTGCGATAAGCCTATATCACGCCCCCAGCCAGTCATTGAAGAGCAGCAATTCAAAAAACTAAATACATCTTTTTTGCATTTTCGATGTTTACCTGAAAATACAGAAACGGGATTTGTTTTAATGTCCTTGCTCATCTGATTTAGCATCGCTAGATGAGCTACCTTAGCTATATCTCTGTTTGGTATAATAGTCGGAGTGTTGCAATTACCTCCTAAACAAAAAATTGAGTTATTACGCAATGATGAGTGTAGCATTGTTTGCTCATCAGTTGAACAGCTATAGTCATGCTGCCATAGTAAACAAATATTTGCTACTGATTTTTGGCAAGTGCTGTTTTTAATTCACAATTTTGAATTTTAAGGTGTTTGCAACCATCTTTTGGATCGCTAGTACAAGAAAAAACAATCTTTTGTTTCCAATATGAACGATTGACTCTAAACTTGTCAAAAAATACTCTATCACCACTCTCATAGTTGAGTCTATTCACCTCATAGCATTCATTACTTTCTATTAATTGTTCAAGTTCAGGCTTTACAACTTGCCAATATTCTGCTACTTCCCTTAGTTCTTGAGTCTTATCTCTGTAGTCATAGCGAAGTATACATATTTTACCTCTTTTTGATATAATATAAACTTTGTTCCAATATGCTCTATAGATACGCCAAGCCTATCAGCAACAGCACTCCTCATTCGTCTTGCAGCCATTTGGCTATCACCTGCTAACTTGTATATTTTTTCATTATTTTTATCTACGTCATGGAAATCTGCACGACCATTAAGCCAATTACTATGATTCTCTACTATTTCTTCTGTTGCAAATTCCATTTGCCGGTTTTGCCAAGAAAGCCATACATTCTCTAATCTGCACTCAACATTTAATTCTCGAATAAGTTCAATGTTAAAATTACTACCTTCATTACAACTTTGAATAATTTCAGTATTAGTTTTACTTGTCTGAGTTACGAAGTTACTGCTATCAAGGGCACTTAAAGGATCAGATTCAATTCTCATTGAATTAGCTATCATATAATTTTGATCGTTGATATTATGTTGAGTTAAGGCATTGTTTTTACTGTTTTCAGCTTGAAATAACATTGCCCCACTTTCTGTACCAAGCTGATTACGGCCATGGTAGGTTAAATCCTCATCATTGTTAGGATAATTGACATTACTACCTTGATGAAATAATTCTTGTGTATTTGAAGAATTTCCAAGATTTACATTATAGTTGCTAGCTTCATTATAACTGCTTTGCATTGAAGCTAAACAACAGCTAATATTGAGCACTATCAAAAAGTTAATATAGATAATAATCTCATTGAGTATTCTCATTCATAATTTCTAATGCTATTGCTAAAGGAATATGGCCAGTTAATTTCTTGGTTAATCCTCTTTTTTCATCATCTATTACTATCACAGGAACAACATCAATTTTATATTGTTCAAACAAGCTAGGATCTATATCGAAGCTAATACCAAGCTCCATAGTTTTATTCTTTGTTTGTGTAAATGAGTTATTAATTAACCCACGCATAATCAATTGAGCTCCAGCCTTTTGAGATTCAGCAAAATAGCTTTTTAAAGCCTCATCACTCATTGAAAATGAGACAAAAATAAAAGTTTTTTGCTGGCCCAAAAAAAAGCATTAGCATTATTAACAAATAATAAAACCATCAACATCATTACTCGTATAACCATATTCCTCTCTAACCCTTATCAAAGCAAACAGTAATCTCTTTTTCGCCAAATCAAGTAACCAAAATCTTCACCATTAACTGGAAATTCTCTTCCAGCCTGCCATGTAGCTTCTGTTTGGCCTATGCTCTTGCAGGATCTGGTTTCTGGAATCGGATAAGTCATTTGTAGTCGATACTGACTTTTCTTCATAATAGGCATGGGATACTTGCCACATAAGCCTTTATAACCATAATATCCCCATAACATCAGTTGCCTATGCATTCTAGCCATAAACTTACTTACCATTAATACAGATGTTCCAACTCCACCATTATGCGCCGCAGCTGTTCCAGTAAAAGGGTAAAGCATTCCTTGACATTCAGCACACCAAAAAGCATAATCACTTGCTAATAAACCAGCGCTGCAACTCATGCAATCAGCTATACATGCTTGATAAGCAGCTACATTTTGAAACAACAGCGTTTCTGGATTTAAAATCGCAGATTTAGCGTCATCACTCCATAATGGATCAAACTCTGTTAAATATGCTATATCGACTGCAGCCATTTCCAGACAAATAAAATCAAGCAAAATTTCCAGCCAATAAATCACAGGATAGACATACCAATGAATGTGATAAAAAGCACTTCCTTCAGCCTCATCTTTCATGCCTTTTTGAGTAGCACTTCCAAATGACAAACCTCCAAGACTTACCATACACATTGGCGACTTTGTAACATCTACAAGGCGTACTGGCTCCCAAAATCCTACCGGAATATACCAGGTACAGGTATTGGAATCCCTGGCTTAGGACAAAGACATATAAGTCTACCAGAAGCATTAGTATCAGGCATTGAAGTGTTTGTAAAGTACAGAGATATAGTAATTTAACCTATATTATCACATAAATCATTTTTAAGTTGCAATATCACTCATTTTTGGTTTTTTAGGTGAAGTGTTAACAACAGCTACACCTTGAACTGCTTTAGATCGCTTACAGTATAGAACACAACGCCTTTTTGATTAATTTTTGATGTTTCAACTTTCTCAACATTATCAGGGTCAAAAACTCCTTGAGCAGCCATTTTCTTTATTTCATATAAAGACTTACATTTTTGCCCTTTAGGAATTTTACAATCAAAATTACTTTCGAAAAAGAAGCTTGTTAGGCTCATACAGCCCAATAGCAATAATAAAAACTTCATTATAAATGCTCCTCTAACTTTTGTGATTGGTCGAATTTATTATGCAAATTAACTTTTTCATTGTTAGTTGATTGTGAATAAGTTAAATTATGTGGCTTCTTCTTGTGCTCACGTAAGTCAAAAACTTTTTTAAATACAACATCGATGACTCTACCTGACGCAATAAGAACGACTGGGCTCATAGAATCAGCTTGTTTTATAGCAAAATCAGCTAGCTTATCAAAAGCATTACTAGCTCCAGAGTAAGCTCCAGACTGAAGCGCATCTCCAATCTGAAACTCTTGTTGTTGATGACCTCCAGCTACTAGGTTTAAAGTTGGTAGCATATCAGGTTTAATAGCCTTAGCTTGTAGAAACTTAGCAATATTGCTAAATACTCCATTTAATGCAGCCATGCTTGCTATGTTAGACGATTTATCTACCACGATTCCTTTAATTCCAGAACGTCCATCTTCACCTATCAACCAGCCTTCCGCCTTGTTTTCAATAATATCTCCATAATGAAATTTTACTTTGAAGCAGTTTTAATATGCTTGATGCTGAGCTTAACAAGCTTTAAAGTAAAAACTAGCATTTTAAGCTAATTTTATTTTTCCTTTTGAATTATCCTTTTCAGCTTCTTCTGTAGCAGCATTAATAAGCGTTACATGGCTTGGAGTTTTTGGAGTAAAAGTTAACATTAAATCTTGAATTGTTTTGTGTTCTCCTATTACTGTTAAATAAAGCTTCTTTTCTTCTTCTCGTGGAGCAATAAACAAACATCCAGACTCATGAACTACAACTTCGGCTGCATTTTGAGGATACATAAAAATATCATTGATTTTTTCATCTTTAAGATTAATTCTTGTTGGCCCACTATCAGAAATCTCAAGCTTCAGCAAATTATCAACTTCTAACTCATATTCTACCGCATATACATCACTAAACTTGACTAAAGCAATAAACCCTATCATAAACCTCAAAATTCTAATACTCATTTTTTTATTCCATTCTCTTTAACGCCAGTTAACAACAAAAGGTAATTAGGACTTCGCTTGTAAGTCAAAAGGTAAGTCTTATCGACAGCTATATGTTTACTATCGCTAAACCAATAACGAAGCGTTCCACTAATTAATACTCCATCCTTTATCACTTCAACCTTCTTCGGAAAAAAGACTGAAGACACATTTGAGCCTTTAACAAATTGCAAGTGATCATGAAAAAATTTATTTAAAGATTCAGTATTACTAGATGCAACTTTCATGTCTGCTATTTGTCTTTCTACCTCATTTGGAGAAGTAGTAAATAAGAGTTTCGTTACATAAATTGCCCATTCCTTTAAATAGGTTTCATGGTAATTTTTTGATGAAACCATCATTTTACGATCAGGCTCCATTGCTGGAATTAATAACCACTTTTCTTCTTTGGTAATTGCAGCCATTATCGCAATTATATTAGCTGCAGCTAGCAATATAGTTACTGAAAGTAAGCATTTATTATATTTAACCAGCTCTTGTATAGCATTTTGCTTAAAGAGATGATTCATTACTTGCCAACTTTTTTGCCCAAAAGCCTTGGATATCCTAATGGAGCTGGCAATAAACCTTTAGCTACTAAAAAACTTTTTAGCAAAAAATTCTCAGATACCTTCTTAATTTTCTTAAAGCAATAACATAGAGCAATTCCTCCAACCATAAAGGCTAGGCCTAATTTAGCATGCCTGCTGTTTAGTAGTACAATTCCTGGAGCTACTCCAGCTAGCACTACTCCCCATTCGTCAATGCTCAAACCCATATACTTCAACGGCCTCGATAATGCCCAACATAATTTTTGATTTTGTATAATCACCTTCAGCCTCAATTGTAGCATGAGATTTCTCATTCTGCTACTATAATGTTTAAATTAGCTAAATATCTTCAAACACAGATTTTACCTGCAATAATTAGTGTTCATATATGCATGTGCGACATGAAATCGCACTATTCTTACCACAACGTTTATATCAGTCAGATAGTATTATAAATATTATAACTTCTAGCACATTCACTAATTATTTGTATAGCCTTAGACATATACTCTCGTACTAACTCCATACAAGCTATAGTATAAGGTATTGTTGAGTTTGGATTAATATGATTCAATGCTATACTAATTGTCCTCTGACTTTCGCCTGCATCCCCCATACAACTTGCAAACGTCCTTCTTAGATCGTGTATTCTGAAATTTTTTATGCTTGCCTTTTCACAAATTATCTTCCATGCGGTATTTGGATGCGATAAGTGTCCGCTTTCGCTAGTAGAACTTGGTAGTACCCATTTACTTGTAGATATTAATTTCCTTGCTTGCAATATTTCCATTGCCTCATCTGTTAATGGTATATTTTGCGCCTTTCCGTTCTTAGTTTTTGGTATATGCCATATTTTTCTTTCAAAATCTATATTGTCCCATTCCATCTCTAACACATTACTTTTTCTAGCTCCAGTATATAACGCTAGTAATGCAAAATCTCTTATCAATGGACTTGCTTCTCCGCATAATACTTGTAAAAATCTACCCATTTCATCGTAACTTAGACGTCTCTCTCTTGCTTGCAGTTTATGCTGCTCTATCCCTAGAGTAGGATTGTTTTCTATTAATCCCCATTTTATTGCCTTATTAAATATAGTGCGTAAGGTTGCTAGCAATGCATTTGCTGTGGCATATTTTCCCTCTTTGCTGATATCATTGAATATTGGTTCAATATCACTCATTCGAATCTTGCTTATCTTTTTTTCATATAATGCTTGTGCATAAGTATGTACTCTGTCAGCATTCTCTTTCCAGTTTATAGTATATATTTTGGCATACTCTTCAATATACTTATAACACAGCTCTTTGAATGTAATATCGTTAGCTTTTCTTTCTCTTTCTTTTATACGATTCTCATTTTCTTCTATCTGTTGTTGATGTTTTACTGCTCTTGGATCTATTCCGTTCGCCATTAATGTCTTTAATTCTCTTGCTATTTTTCTAGCTTCTTTAATAGATAAATATGGAAATTCCACTATCCTTATTTTTAAACTCTGGTTTTTATATTTTTGTTCTAAAATCCATGTTTTTCTTACTATTCCTCCACAGACTGTACATGAGATTTTCAGTTTAAGTCCTATTATATCTGGATCGTGGATAATTAATAATTTTTCTCCCTTAGGAATTTTAATTTTACGTAGTGCTCGATTTATAAACTTTGATGATATTGAAGTCATAATCACCCCACATAATATTAATATTTATTATTAAAGTATTACGTTTAATTAAACAGATGATCTATATTATACTTTTTATTTGATAGCAAATTTTTATACTAATTTGTTCATAATACATATAACTTGAAAATCACTTATCAATCCTAGATTGTATATATTTTTCGATCATTAGATTAACCTCTAGATTGAAAACTGGCCCCCAATTTCCTAAATTTTCTGTCAACCTTTTGTCAACCTTTTGCTTTAATTTTTTTGTTATATTGACAAATATTGGAAATATATTTATAGTTAAAGTTGAAGATTAATTATAAATATTAATAAAAGTTAACATAAGTTAATAGTAGGTTCTATAAAGTGTAGAAGTTAATAAAAATTAACTTTTCTTCTCCCTTATATTTGATATGTCTTTGCACCTTTACTTATTGATATGTTATATCTGATACGATATTGTTATTTTAAATGAATTCTAATATATTCTATTATTTTCTCTGGGGTATCATCAAGAGTAAAATGTGACATGTATTTGCCATTTTTATCTATTAAATATATAAAAGTAGAGTGATCTATTAGATAATCATTACTGTTTCTATCACTTAATGCAGAAATAGAATAATAAACACCGAATTTCTTAGTTATATCCTCGATTTGAGGTTTAGTACCTGTTAATGCAATAATTTTGCTGTGAAAATTTGTCATGTAATTCTTTAAAGTACTAGCATTATCTCGTTTAGGATCAACTGTAACAAAAATTGTAGAGATATCTATATGATACATATCTAAAACTTTAATAACTTTTGATAATTTTTCTAATGTAGCTGGACATACATCAGGACAAAAAGTAAAGCCAAAATAGATAAGATAAGGTTTACCTCTTAAAGATTTACTGTAAAATTCTCGGTTATTAGTATCAATTAAAGTAAAATCTCCACCAAGTAAAATTTCGCTGCTTGTGACCATAGAATAGCTAATATTATCTGTATTAGCTACTTTTTTTTTAGATTGAGGCCATAAAATAAATATGAAGTATAGAGATAACATTCCTATAATTATAGACAGAATAGCTAATAGCTTAAAAAAGCACTTGTTACTTGTAATATTCATTTATTTGCGATTTTCATTTTTAATTTAAACTAAATTACTAATATTACTTTAAGAATTTTTTTACTACAAGTTAATTTTTTACTAATCTAAATATAATATATATATACCACTATAAAACAAAAATGAAGTTAGAGCATCAAAGAAAGGAGAAATAATAGAGAAAAAATAAGAAGAGATAGGAAATATATGGAAGCAGCATATTCATAAGATTTAGGAAAGAGAGTAATGAAATTAATAGAAGATGGATAAACAATAGCAAAAGCAAGCAGAGTATTTAAATTAAAGAGTATTTAAATAAGTAGAAAATAATATAGATAGTAGGTAATAGAGATCTTATAGAAAGCAAACTACACGTAATTGAAAGACTATAGGAATTAATAACTGAGTGTATAAGCATTTATATGCTAAATCAGAAATAATACTAACTTAAGATTGGTGACTTTTAGCCTAAATTGCAAACAAGATTATGAATTAATTGAAAAAGTTGAAAGCTAAATGCAAATGTAACAATTGAACAAATGATAAATTTAAGAAAATCTATTGACATTCAATAGATTGGAAAGAAATTATATAAAAAGTTAATAATCTTCGTAAGTAGAAGTATTTATAGTCATTTACAATGAGATTTGAGTATAGAAAAAAACTCCAATTGCCTCATAAGATTTAACAAATTGAGTAATTGGATTTCTAATCTACATCTTCATATTAGACAACACTTCTCTATCAGATTTAAATCTAGAGAATAAGGTGGCAGAAAAATAACTTTACAACCAACATATTTTATTAACTCTTTTGTTTTTTAGATTTATGAAACGCAGCATTACCCATTAGACTTCTTTCGAAAGTAGACAATGATGTAGAATGGCGTTATAAAGATCTGATTTGAAGTAATAATAGACCTCTTTCGAAACTGGTTGATGTAGTTCAAAATTATTGCTGATAAATATCAAAATAGACGTAAAAGATTAGGTCTTAGATTTAATTTGATATCTGGCATTTATAATTTTGAACTACATCAACCAGTTTCGAAAGAGATCTAATGAAGTTCGAATAGATTAAAGAGTTAGAGAATGAAAAATTTCGTTGATTAACAGTGGTAAGGAAGGGAACATTCTCAAAGATGGGTAGATATTTTTAGGCAAGCTGATTGTCTTAAGAAATCAAAATGTGTGAGTAAAAATAGCTCAATTTGGAGGAACAGTTGCTGATGGTCTTAGAACACCTTAGAGAATACCGTACTTATTTCCATATAGGCCAGAACTATGGGATTAGCAAAAGTTCAGAATATAAACGTCAATTTAGGATAAGGAGTCAGGAGAAGAAGAAGAGATAAGATGGGGATTAAGTTTAGAGATAGAATAACTAGCAAGAGAAGCAATTATATGAACAAAGAAATTAAGAGGAGAACGGTGTCTAGTATGCTCTAAATGCATATGTTTTTTTAGTACATTAGACCTCTTTCGAAACTGGTTAAGGTAGTTCAAAATTATAAATGCCAAAGATCAAAATAAATCTAAGAACGAATCTTTTACGTCTATTTCGATATTTGTAAGCAATAATTTTGAACTACCTTAACCAGTTTCGAAAGAGGTCTATTAAAGACAGACTCAATTAAAGAACGTTTATTTAATAACCGCTTATCTTGTATGTCCAATAAATATGTTTTCATATCTTTACGAAGATTAGTAAATAAACGTAGACAATTGGTCAGCAGTTGATGAAATAACTCTTTAGATATGTAAGCTTTATCACTAAACAATTTACCAGATAAGCCTTTAGAAAAAACTGAAGATACAGATAGGTCGCTTTTATTGCCTTTAGTAATTTTAACTGACATTATTTTGCCTTTATTATTGATTATAAGATGAAGCTTAAAGACTAAGAACCAGCCATAACTACTTTTACCAATTTTAGAAATTTTGTTAAAAACTCTATTGCTGGAGGTACGTTTATTATGACAAATTGCTAACTTTGTAGAATCGATGCAATATATACTTTTCAAAAAGCCTATCTGAACTCTAATAGTTAACATAAAAGAGGGATATAATCTAAGGGAGATAAGAATAAGGAAGGGGAATAATTGTTTGCTTAAGATAGTGGTTGATAACATTACGGAGCTGATTATAGGTATAAGGTTTTTCAATGAAGGCTACTACTCCCATGGAATAAAGCAGGTTTTTAGTTTCATAGGTTTGACTATAACCTGAAATAATAATAATAGGAATGCCATACATTTTTGTTACCGTATAAATTTCCTGCACAACTTGCTCTCCACTTTTTTCAGGCATTACCATATCAAGTAATACCAAAGAGTACTGTAATGGATTTTCCTTAATCAACTTAACAGCTTCAAAAGCATTATTAACTGGTTCTGGAGTATATTGTTCAGCATATATATCTAAAGATATCGCATCTAAAATATTTTGATCATCATCAACTATTAAAATGCTTTTATTAACTCTAATATGATTTTCAAGCTCCTTGAGAGAATTAATAGAGTTGCATTCATAACCAAATCCTTTTAATAATTTTGCTATTCTGTCTTTATATATTTTACCAAAAACCTCGCTTTTACTATAAACAGCTTTATTGAAGCCGCCTTCTGGCTGTCGTAATGGTAATCTAAAAGTAAATTTGCTTCCTCTATTATTAGGTCGATTTTCTGCCCAAATTTCACCATGATGTGCTAATATAATTTCTTTAGCAAGTGTTAGCCCTAACCCACGGCCACAAGCCTTAGATTTAGTTCTGCTACTTTCCTCAAATGGTACAAAGATTGCTTCTAGCTCATTTTCTGGTATTCC from Orientia tsutsugamushi str. Boryong includes:
- a CDS encoding tyrosine-type recombinase/integrase, which encodes MTSISSKFINRALRKIKIPKGEKLLIIHDPDIIGLKLKISCTVCGGIVRKTWILEQKYKNQSLKIRIVEFPYLSIKEARKIARELKTLMANGIDPRAVKHQQQIEENENRIKERERKANDITFKELCYKYIEEYAKIYTINWKENADRVHTYAQALYEKKISKIRMSDIEPIFNDISKEGKYATANALLATLRTIFNKAIKWGLIENNPTLGIEQHKLQARERRLSYDEMGRFLQVLCGEASPLIRDFALLALYTGARKSNVLEMEWDNIDFERKIWHIPKTKNGKAQNIPLTDEAMEILQARKLISTSKWVLPSSTSESGHLSHPNTAWKIICEKASIKNFRIHDLRRTFASCMGDAGESQRTISIALNHINPNSTIPYTIACMELVREYMSKAIQIISECARSYNIYNTI
- a CDS encoding SCO family protein gives rise to the protein MVTSSEILLGGDFTLIDTNNREFYSKSLRGKPYLIYFGFTFCPDVCPATLEKLSKVIKVLDMYHIDISTIFVTVDPKRDNASTLKNYMTNFHSKIIALTGTKPQIEDITKKFGVYYSISALSDRNSNDYLIDHSTFIYLIDKNGKYMSHFTLDDTPEKIIEYIRIHLK
- a CDS encoding TraE/TraK family type IV conjugative transfer system protein; amino-acid sequence: MNHLFKQNAIQELVKYNKCLLSVTILLAAANIIAIMAAITKEEKWLLIPAMEPDRKMMVSSKNYHETYLKEWAIYVTKLLFTTSPNEVERQIADMKVASSNTESLNKFFHDHLQFVKGSNVSSVFFPKKVEVIKDGVLISGTLRYWFSDSKHIAVDKTYLLTYKRSPNYLLLLTGVKENGIKK
- a CDS encoding TrbI/VirB10 family protein, translated to MIGEDGRSGIKGIVVDKSSNIASMAALNGVFSNIAKFLQAKAIKPDMLPTLNLVAGGHQQQEFQIGDALQSGAYSGASNAFDKLADFAIKQADSMSPVVLIASGRVIDVVFKKVFDLREHKKKPHNLTYSQSTNNEKVNLHNKFDQSQKLEEHL
- the trbC gene encoding type-F conjugative transfer system pilin assembly protein TrbC, producing the protein MGQQKTFIFVSFSMSDEALKSYFAESQKAGAQLIMRGLINNSFTQTKNKTMELGISFDIDPSLFEQYKIDVVPVIVIDDEKRGLTKKLTGHIPLAIALEIMNENTQ